The proteins below are encoded in one region of Streptomyces roseirectus:
- a CDS encoding beta-galactosidase: MISTLHTRAVRGADGDLAPRFGYGADYNPEQWPREVWEEDIRLMREAGVNVVSVAIFSWARLQPGPDSWDFGWLDEVMDLLHAGGIGVDLATATASPPPWLTTAHPEILPVTQTGETLWPGARQHWRPTSPVFREHALRLVRAMADRYKDHPALVAWHVSNELGCHNVYDYSDDAARAFRDWLRARYGTLDALNHAWGTAFWSQRYTDWEQILPPRLAASHPNPTQQLDFKRFSSDVLKDYLRAERDILKEITPDVPVTTNFMVMGETKGMDYADWAAEIDFVSNDHYVHPGPQSRDELSFSANLTSGIAGGKPWFLMEHSTSAVNWQPVNVAKRPGELARDALLHVAHGADAVCYFQWRQSAAGAEKYHSAMVPHAGADSEVFRAVAALGATLKALAPVAGSDRESARVGIVFDWDSWWASEQDSHPTELLKYRQEGLDWYSALLALGVRADLITKRADFSRYDVLITPVLHVMPAELAKELTRYAEQGGHLIATYFSAVVDENDHIWLGGYPGALRDLLGIRVEEFGPLLAGESVALDDGTTGTLWTDRITLADDSTEVLARYESGNQSGRPAVTRRAAGGGSAAYVSTRLGVQGLTALLPKLLAPAGVESELPEQARGRVELTVRKGATEKFLFLVNRTDDTVDVSGFAGEVLYGDLVLGPREVTVVRRPLA; this comes from the coding sequence ATGATCTCCACCCTCCACACCCGCGCCGTCCGCGGGGCGGACGGTGACCTCGCCCCCCGCTTCGGCTACGGCGCCGACTACAACCCCGAGCAGTGGCCCCGGGAGGTGTGGGAGGAGGACATCCGCCTGATGCGGGAGGCGGGCGTCAACGTCGTCTCCGTGGCGATCTTCTCCTGGGCGCGCCTGCAGCCCGGCCCCGACAGCTGGGACTTCGGCTGGCTGGACGAGGTCATGGACCTGCTGCACGCGGGCGGCATAGGCGTCGACCTCGCCACCGCGACGGCGTCCCCGCCGCCGTGGCTGACGACGGCCCACCCGGAGATCCTGCCGGTCACGCAGACCGGCGAGACCCTGTGGCCGGGCGCCCGCCAGCACTGGCGGCCCACCTCCCCCGTCTTCCGCGAGCACGCCCTGCGCCTGGTGCGCGCGATGGCCGACCGCTACAAGGACCACCCGGCGCTGGTCGCCTGGCACGTCTCCAACGAGCTGGGCTGCCACAACGTCTACGACTACTCGGACGACGCCGCGCGCGCCTTCCGGGACTGGCTGCGCGCCCGCTACGGCACGCTGGACGCCCTCAACCACGCGTGGGGCACGGCGTTCTGGTCGCAGCGCTACACCGACTGGGAGCAGATCCTGCCGCCGCGTCTGGCGGCCTCGCACCCGAACCCGACGCAGCAGCTCGACTTCAAGCGGTTCTCCTCCGACGTCCTGAAGGACTACCTGCGCGCCGAGCGCGACATCCTGAAGGAGATCACCCCGGACGTCCCCGTCACCACGAACTTCATGGTGATGGGCGAGACGAAGGGCATGGACTACGCGGACTGGGCGGCGGAGATCGACTTCGTCTCCAACGACCACTACGTGCACCCCGGCCCGCAGTCGCGCGACGAGCTGTCGTTCTCCGCGAACCTGACGAGCGGCATCGCGGGCGGCAAGCCGTGGTTCCTGATGGAGCACTCCACGAGCGCCGTGAACTGGCAGCCCGTGAACGTCGCCAAGCGCCCCGGCGAGCTGGCGCGCGACGCGCTGCTGCACGTGGCGCACGGCGCGGACGCCGTCTGCTACTTCCAGTGGCGGCAGTCGGCGGCGGGCGCCGAGAAGTACCACTCGGCGATGGTCCCGCACGCGGGTGCGGACAGCGAGGTCTTCCGGGCGGTCGCCGCGCTCGGCGCGACCCTCAAGGCCCTGGCCCCGGTGGCCGGTTCGGACCGTGAGTCCGCGCGCGTCGGCATCGTCTTCGACTGGGACTCGTGGTGGGCGAGCGAGCAGGACTCGCACCCCACCGAGCTCCTGAAGTACCGCCAGGAGGGCCTGGACTGGTACTCGGCGCTCCTCGCGCTCGGCGTGCGCGCCGACCTGATCACCAAGCGCGCCGACTTCTCCCGCTACGACGTGCTGATCACCCCGGTCCTGCACGTCATGCCGGCCGAGCTGGCGAAGGAGCTGACCCGGTACGCCGAGCAGGGCGGCCACCTGATCGCCACGTACTTCTCGGCGGTCGTCGACGAGAACGACCACATCTGGCTGGGCGGTTACCCCGGCGCGCTGCGCGATCTGCTCGGCATCCGCGTCGAGGAGTTCGGCCCGCTGCTCGCGGGCGAGTCGGTCGCGCTGGACGACGGCACGACCGGCACCCTGTGGACCGACCGCATCACCCTGGCCGACGACTCCACCGAGGTCCTGGCCCGCTACGAGTCCGGCAACCAGTCCGGGCGCCCAGCGGTCACCCGCCGTGCGGCGGGCGGGGGTTCGGCGGCGTACGTGTCGACGCGGCTCGGCGTGCAGGGGCTGACGGCGCTGCTGCCGAAGCTGCTCGCGCCCGCCGGCGTGGAGAGCGAACTGCCCGAGCAGGCGCGCGGGCGCGTGGAGCTGACCGTGCGCAAGGGTGCCACGGAGAAGTTCCTGTTCCTCGTGAACCGCACGGACGACACGGTCGACGTGAGCGGGTTCGCCGGTGAGGTGCTGTACGGCGACCTGGTGCTCGGTCCGCGTGAAGTGACCGTCGTCCGCCGCCCGTTGGCCTGA
- a CDS encoding DUF3040 domain-containing protein, which translates to MSDTDNDRLRALSSATERDDARFARALAEGQPERPREYRRARAWWALGGAGALLLAGIVLPDGLLLATGLVAAGMAATLFDPHRRHPGDRGR; encoded by the coding sequence GTGTCCGACACCGACAACGACCGCCTCCGAGCCCTGTCGTCCGCGACCGAACGCGACGACGCCCGCTTCGCCCGCGCCCTCGCCGAGGGCCAGCCGGAACGCCCCCGCGAGTACCGCCGCGCACGCGCCTGGTGGGCCCTCGGCGGGGCCGGCGCCCTGCTCCTCGCCGGCATCGTCCTGCCCGACGGGCTGCTGCTGGCGACGGGGCTGGTGGCGGCGGGGATGGCGGCGACCCTGTTCGATCCGCACCGGAGACATCCGGGGGACAGAGGACGGTGA
- a CDS encoding RICIN domain-containing protein: MARLTRGRRSLATASMTALATGAALLTIPAPLAQADTVTPTVTVQPDPSYKHDSFEGWGTSLVWFANATGDYPKEIREKLAKLLFGDDGLALNIARYNIGGGNAPDVKDYLRAGGAVEGWWKAPAGTTRTDTDWWSADDPADWNDKADQTQRWWVDRIKKDITHWEAFSNSPPWFMTVSGYVSGGFNANDEQLKESSVNDFAAYLAGATKRLEKSSGIKVDTVDPFNEPNTGYWGTRLDANGQPVGGRQEGAHIGPAMQEKVLAALAPALKKAKVGAEISAMDETNPGLFATNWNSYSQASKDLVGQLNVHTYGTGQRTTARDLAKAADKPLWMSEVEGDWGDGQSFTDMRPGLGLAQQIVNDLRELEPKAWVFWQPVEDYDNMKPGGESAKGGNWGSIQLPFSCTSKDTLKSCPIYTNTKFDTARNFTHFIKPGDSLIKVDDTSSAAAVTKDGKGASLVHVNSTTAPRTVVIDLSRFGKIDRRATVTPTVTDAAGKLVKQAAVKVVDGKASFTVPAQSVTSFAVKGVSGVAKDASLFSKGKAYTLTGVQSNKAVTVAANGTGLTINSASGAVAQQWRLEQVYGTTGNRLRYVFANPAEGKRLAVRNNVPVIEPDTGRRDPATEWILSTTGDGTWTLVNAETGRLLEVGGQSTEEGAAVTTWLANSGANQRWRIARVS, from the coding sequence ATGGCACGACTCACCCGCGGCAGACGGTCGCTCGCGACCGCGTCGATGACGGCGCTGGCGACCGGAGCGGCACTGCTCACGATCCCGGCGCCGCTCGCGCAGGCCGACACGGTCACCCCGACCGTCACCGTCCAGCCGGATCCGTCGTACAAGCACGACTCGTTCGAGGGCTGGGGCACCAGCCTGGTGTGGTTCGCGAACGCGACCGGCGACTACCCGAAGGAGATCCGCGAGAAGCTCGCGAAGCTCCTGTTCGGCGACGACGGTCTCGCGCTGAACATCGCGCGTTACAACATCGGCGGCGGCAACGCCCCCGATGTGAAGGACTACTTGAGGGCCGGCGGCGCGGTCGAGGGCTGGTGGAAGGCCCCGGCGGGCACCACCCGTACCGACACCGACTGGTGGAGCGCGGACGACCCGGCCGACTGGAACGACAAGGCCGACCAGACGCAGCGCTGGTGGGTCGACCGGATCAAGAAGGACATCACCCACTGGGAGGCGTTCTCCAACTCGCCGCCGTGGTTCATGACGGTCAGCGGCTACGTGTCGGGCGGTTTCAACGCCAACGACGAGCAGCTGAAGGAGAGTTCGGTCAACGACTTCGCCGCCTACCTCGCGGGGGCGACGAAGCGACTGGAGAAGTCCTCCGGGATCAAGGTCGACACGGTCGACCCGTTCAACGAGCCCAACACCGGCTACTGGGGCACGCGTCTGGACGCGAACGGCCAGCCGGTGGGCGGCCGTCAGGAGGGCGCGCACATCGGGCCCGCCATGCAGGAGAAGGTCCTCGCGGCGCTCGCCCCCGCGCTGAAGAAGGCCAAGGTCGGCGCCGAGATATCGGCGATGGACGAGACCAACCCCGGTCTGTTCGCGACGAACTGGAACTCCTACTCGCAGGCGTCCAAGGACCTCGTCGGGCAGCTGAACGTCCACACCTACGGCACCGGGCAGCGCACGACGGCGCGTGACCTCGCCAAGGCGGCCGACAAGCCGCTGTGGATGAGCGAGGTCGAGGGCGACTGGGGCGACGGGCAGAGCTTCACGGACATGCGTCCGGGTCTCGGTCTGGCCCAGCAGATCGTCAACGACCTGCGCGAACTGGAGCCCAAGGCGTGGGTGTTCTGGCAGCCGGTCGAGGACTACGACAACATGAAGCCGGGCGGCGAGTCCGCCAAGGGCGGCAACTGGGGTTCGATCCAGCTGCCGTTCAGCTGCACCTCGAAGGACACGCTGAAGTCGTGCCCGATCTACACGAACACCAAGTTCGACACGGCGCGCAACTTCACGCACTTCATCAAGCCCGGTGACAGCCTGATCAAGGTGGACGACACGTCCAGCGCCGCCGCGGTGACCAAGGACGGCAAGGGCGCCTCGCTCGTCCACGTCAACTCGACGACCGCGCCGCGTACCGTCGTCATCGACCTGTCGCGCTTCGGCAAGATCGACCGCCGGGCGACGGTCACGCCGACCGTCACCGACGCGGCGGGCAAGCTGGTCAAGCAGGCCGCGGTGAAGGTCGTCGACGGCAAGGCGTCGTTCACGGTGCCCGCGCAGTCGGTGACGTCGTTCGCCGTCAAGGGCGTCTCCGGGGTCGCGAAGGACGCGAGCCTGTTCAGCAAGGGCAAGGCGTACACGCTGACCGGCGTGCAGTCCAACAAGGCGGTGACGGTCGCCGCGAACGGCACCGGACTGACCATCAACTCGGCGAGCGGGGCGGTCGCCCAGCAGTGGCGTCTTGAGCAGGTGTACGGCACGACGGGCAACCGTCTGCGGTACGTCTTCGCCAACCCGGCCGAGGGCAAGCGCCTGGCCGTCCGGAACAACGTGCCGGTGATCGAGCCCGACACCGGCAGGCGTGACCCGGCGACCGAGTGGATCCTGTCCACCACGGGCGACGGCACGTGGACCCTGGTCAACGCCGAGACGGGCCGTCTTCTGGAGGTCGGCGGGCAGTCGACCGAGGAGGGTGCCGCCGTCACCACCTGGCTCGCCAACTCCGGTGCCAACCAGCGCTGGCGCATCGCCCGCGTGAGCTGA